From Haloglomus litoreum, the proteins below share one genomic window:
- a CDS encoding NAD(P)/FAD-dependent oxidoreductase: MTTSHVIIGDGIAGSSAAETIREEDPDADVTVITDEGEALYNRILIKEFAKGKLPEAPISIHDEGWYEERDIDLELNTYVTDIDTEAHELHTHESGTYEYDKLLVATGGTPTQLPVDNSDADGVHHFWTFQDARAIKEHAEEAETGIVVGAGLLGIDLAAICAAQDIEGKYLMRGDCWWRYALSPEGAEIIHDALRERDVEPVFQSGVDKFEVDDDGVAIGATDPNGDFYEGDFVGVAIGLDFNTEFLRGSGLDLDNGVVVDEYMQTNVEDVYAAGDITQFHDLILGERAQNGAWGSAKEQGSIAAQNMVADEAAEEFRWVSSYSITHFDFPFLSFGHPTLGDDFVERKYSDTEWRRVALKDGKVIGGVLIGDLAPQSKLKQLAREQRDVSGQEEVLLAETIDLDELDTPAAEAE, translated from the coding sequence ATGACAACGTCGCACGTCATCATCGGCGACGGCATCGCGGGGTCGTCCGCCGCCGAGACCATCCGGGAGGAGGACCCGGACGCGGACGTGACGGTGATCACGGACGAGGGGGAGGCCCTCTACAACCGCATCCTCATCAAGGAGTTCGCGAAGGGCAAGCTCCCGGAGGCGCCGATCTCCATCCACGACGAGGGCTGGTACGAGGAGCGCGACATCGACCTCGAACTGAACACGTACGTCACGGACATCGACACGGAGGCCCACGAACTCCACACCCACGAGAGCGGGACCTACGAGTACGACAAACTGCTCGTGGCGACGGGTGGCACGCCGACCCAGCTGCCGGTCGACAACAGTGACGCCGATGGCGTCCACCACTTCTGGACGTTCCAGGACGCGCGGGCCATCAAGGAACACGCCGAGGAGGCCGAGACGGGCATCGTCGTCGGCGCCGGCCTGCTGGGGATCGACCTCGCGGCAATCTGCGCCGCCCAGGACATCGAGGGGAAGTACCTGATGCGGGGTGACTGCTGGTGGCGCTACGCCCTCTCGCCCGAGGGCGCGGAGATCATCCACGACGCGCTCCGCGAGCGCGACGTCGAGCCGGTCTTCCAGTCCGGCGTCGACAAGTTCGAGGTGGACGACGACGGCGTCGCCATCGGGGCGACCGACCCGAACGGCGACTTCTACGAGGGTGACTTCGTCGGCGTCGCCATCGGGCTGGACTTCAACACGGAGTTCCTCCGCGGGTCCGGGCTGGACCTCGACAACGGCGTCGTCGTCGACGAGTACATGCAGACGAACGTCGAGGACGTGTACGCCGCGGGGGACATCACGCAGTTCCACGACCTCATCCTCGGCGAGCGCGCGCAGAACGGCGCCTGGGGCTCGGCCAAGGAGCAGGGGAGCATCGCCGCCCAGAACATGGTCGCCGACGAGGCCGCCGAGGAGTTCCGCTGGGTCTCCTCGTACTCCATCACGCACTTCGACTTCCCCTTCCTCTCCTTCGGTCACCCGACGCTGGGCGACGACTTCGTCGAGCGCAAGTACTCCGACACGGAGTGGCGGCGCGTCGCACTCAAGGACGGCAAGGTCATCGGCGGTGTCCTCATCGGCGACCTCGCCCCGCAGTCGAAGCTCAAACAGCTCGCACGCGAACAGCGCGACGTCTCCGGGCAGGAGGAGGTCCTGCTCGCGGAGACCATCGACCTCGACGAACTCGACACGCCCGCTGCCGAGGCGGAGTAA
- a CDS encoding MFS transporter, translating to MVLGTDRRVLALAMARMADALGNSFLIIVLPLYIASGQIAIDGIVGGQVLGFTLTEEFLIGLVLSLFGFLNSFGQPVTGRISDRVGARRPFILGGLVVFGVASAAYPFVESYAAILLVRAFQGLGAALTVPATVALVNDYAQSDSERGGNFGVFNTFRLIGFGFGPIVAGIVIAGGFGSDTVTQYVLGSVVLSGFNAAFAIAVIGAVVSFGLVVWLVDEPPRADADAADNLSVNVFDPDGGLDTVFAVGVATLFMALTIALFATLQEPINTALGQGSTLFGLQFSAVIAANVILQVPIGNWADEYGRRPFLVAGFAVLVPSVLAQGLVPVFTTPGTLAGPGLMLVARLLQGVAVAMVFAPGLAVAGDLAREGQSGTTLSVLTMAFGLGVAFGPLVSGFLYSYGLVAPFAFGAALSLLALVIVVTQVEETLGTGTVSGDGEEPAAVAQD from the coding sequence ATGGTTCTCGGGACCGACCGACGCGTGCTCGCCCTGGCCATGGCCCGCATGGCCGACGCGCTCGGCAACTCCTTCCTCATCATCGTCCTCCCCCTCTACATCGCGAGCGGGCAGATCGCCATCGACGGCATCGTCGGCGGGCAGGTGCTCGGCTTCACCCTGACCGAGGAGTTCCTCATCGGGCTCGTCCTGTCGCTGTTCGGCTTCCTCAACAGCTTCGGCCAGCCCGTCACGGGCCGCATCTCCGACCGCGTCGGGGCACGGCGGCCGTTCATCCTCGGCGGCCTGGTCGTGTTCGGCGTGGCGAGCGCGGCCTACCCGTTCGTCGAGTCGTACGCCGCCATCCTGCTCGTCCGGGCCTTCCAGGGGCTGGGGGCGGCACTCACGGTGCCCGCGACGGTCGCGCTGGTCAACGACTACGCACAGAGCGACAGCGAGCGCGGGGGGAACTTCGGCGTGTTCAACACCTTCCGCCTCATCGGGTTCGGCTTCGGCCCCATCGTGGCCGGCATCGTCATCGCGGGCGGCTTCGGCAGCGACACCGTCACCCAGTACGTCCTCGGGAGCGTCGTCCTCTCGGGGTTCAACGCCGCCTTCGCCATCGCGGTCATCGGGGCGGTCGTCTCGTTCGGCCTGGTCGTCTGGCTCGTCGACGAGCCGCCACGGGCGGACGCCGACGCCGCCGACAACCTGTCGGTCAACGTGTTCGACCCCGACGGCGGCCTGGACACCGTGTTCGCGGTCGGCGTCGCCACCCTGTTCATGGCGCTGACCATCGCGCTGTTCGCGACGCTGCAGGAGCCCATCAACACCGCGCTCGGGCAGGGGTCGACCCTGTTCGGCCTCCAGTTCTCCGCGGTCATCGCCGCCAACGTCATCCTGCAGGTGCCCATCGGGAACTGGGCCGACGAGTACGGCCGGCGGCCGTTCCTCGTCGCCGGCTTCGCGGTGCTGGTCCCGTCGGTCCTCGCCCAGGGACTCGTCCCGGTGTTCACGACGCCCGGGACGCTCGCCGGTCCTGGACTGATGCTCGTCGCCCGGCTGCTGCAGGGCGTCGCGGTCGCGATGGTCTTCGCCCCCGGCCTGGCGGTCGCCGGCGACCTCGCCCGCGAGGGGCAGTCCGGAACGACCCTCTCGGTGCTGACGATGGCGTTCGGGCTGGGGGTCGCGTTCGGCCCGCTCGTCTCCGGCTTCCTCTACTCCTACGGCCTGGTCGCCCCGTTCGCGTTCGGCGCTGCCCTCTCGCTGCTCGCGCTCGTCATCGTCGTCACGCAGGTCGAGGAGACCCTCGGGACGGGGACGGTGTCGGGGGACGGTGAGGAACCCGCGGCGGTCGCGCAGGACTAA
- a CDS encoding ubiquitin-like small modifier protein 1 — MAGDDATVTFEFYATVRDAVGEKTLPWSVEAGTTVNDALRAVATDHPDLHSLLFTSEGRLRPHINVSRNEVPIRDLDGADTELAPDDRVTVAPSVSGGSR, encoded by the coding sequence ATGGCAGGCGACGACGCGACGGTGACGTTCGAGTTCTACGCCACCGTCCGCGACGCGGTCGGCGAGAAGACGCTCCCCTGGTCGGTCGAGGCGGGGACGACGGTGAACGATGCGCTGCGGGCGGTGGCGACGGACCACCCGGACCTGCACTCGCTGCTGTTCACGAGCGAGGGCCGGCTCCGGCCCCACATCAACGTCTCGCGCAACGAGGTCCCCATCCGCGACCTCGATGGCGCCGACACGGAACTGGCACCGGACGACCGCGTGACCGTCGCGCCGTCCGTCTCCGGGGGCTCGCGATGA
- a CDS encoding twin-arginine translocation signal domain-containing protein — protein MPSRRRFLATVGATAAAVGLAGCSASVGEPPAERWLYDPGTALGQPFPWQAYLSVDVPAAWERREQLPEEWVATATSFDRGVSSVDLADLRRVTALGFGTEGLTTMGTTVAFTGDIEPRPVVREFTRGSVTEYDPVADHRLFGYAPGFLARIQREDVTARGTLGLAVGEDRAVAGGLLAPEGEAVDAVAAMVRAGAAGESDTVTGADPDLRAVGRALNASPLEPPPVSGGVAFDEGLAERLAGAIPEEWPTLAATVDDLQAVGVGLRFAENATLTSFVFVYDPRSIAEDENLQAAVRKLTSESGSPDSGVVGVRLGPGGRSVVVRTTVSPQAVWTDFRDRLPGL, from the coding sequence ATGCCCTCCCGGCGGCGGTTCCTGGCGACGGTCGGCGCGACAGCGGCAGCCGTCGGGCTGGCGGGCTGTTCGGCGTCGGTCGGCGAGCCGCCCGCCGAGCGGTGGCTGTACGACCCCGGGACGGCCCTCGGACAGCCGTTCCCCTGGCAGGCCTACCTGTCGGTGGACGTGCCGGCGGCGTGGGAGCGCCGCGAGCAGTTACCCGAGGAGTGGGTGGCGACGGCCACCTCGTTCGACCGGGGCGTCTCCTCGGTCGACCTGGCCGACCTCCGACGGGTGACGGCGCTCGGGTTCGGGACGGAGGGGCTGACGACGATGGGGACGACGGTCGCGTTCACCGGCGATATCGAACCGCGACCGGTGGTGCGGGAGTTCACCCGCGGGAGCGTCACCGAGTACGACCCCGTGGCCGACCACCGGTTGTTCGGCTACGCGCCGGGGTTCCTCGCACGGATCCAGCGCGAGGACGTGACCGCGCGAGGGACGCTGGGGCTGGCCGTGGGCGAGGACCGGGCCGTCGCGGGCGGCCTGCTCGCGCCAGAGGGGGAGGCCGTCGACGCCGTGGCGGCGATGGTGCGTGCCGGCGCCGCCGGTGAGTCCGACACCGTCACCGGCGCGGACCCCGACCTGCGGGCGGTCGGCCGGGCGCTCAACGCGTCGCCGCTGGAGCCCCCACCGGTGTCGGGTGGCGTCGCGTTCGACGAGGGGCTGGCCGAGCGACTGGCGGGCGCCATCCCCGAGGAGTGGCCCACGCTCGCGGCGACCGTCGACGACCTGCAGGCGGTCGGTGTCGGCCTGCGCTTCGCCGAGAACGCCACGCTCACCTCGTTCGTCTTCGTCTACGACCCCCGTTCCATCGCCGAGGACGAGAACCTCCAGGCCGCCGTCCGGAAGCTGACCAGCGAGTCCGGGAGCCCCGACAGCGGCGTCGTCGGGGTCCGGCTCGGCCCGGGCGGCCGCTCGGTGGTCGTCCGGACGACCGTCTCGCCCCAGGCGGTGTGGACGGACTTCCGTGACCGGCTCCCGGGACTCTGA
- a CDS encoding succinate dehydrogenase/fumarate reductase iron-sulfur subunit, with protein sequence MSTQVTEQEQAEAEEESTHQRRRLAEKAERQEVRDRMRERAETDLERADTVFDLKVFRYDPDIPEKEDPRFDTFPVPFTKGMTVLDALMYARDHYDSSLTFRHSCRQAVCGSDALFVNGTQHLGCKTQVVDLGDSEGVPGQIRVEPLPHQEVVKDLVVDMEHFYDQMDAVEPYFDADELPSGELEEQRQTRENREKIKMSARCIWCGACMSSCNIAAGDNEYLGPAAINKAYKFAMDDREGENRKQERLEIIEQEHGVWRCQTQFSCTEVCPKDIPLTEHIQELKREAVKNNLKFW encoded by the coding sequence ATGAGCACGCAAGTCACCGAACAGGAGCAGGCCGAGGCCGAAGAGGAGTCCACCCACCAGCGCCGCCGCCTGGCGGAGAAGGCCGAGCGCCAGGAGGTCCGCGACCGGATGCGCGAGCGCGCCGAGACGGACCTCGAGCGGGCCGACACGGTGTTCGACCTGAAGGTCTTCCGCTACGACCCGGACATCCCGGAGAAGGAGGACCCCCGATTCGACACCTTCCCCGTCCCCTTCACGAAGGGGATGACCGTCCTCGACGCGCTGATGTACGCCCGGGACCACTACGACTCCTCGCTCACCTTCCGGCACTCCTGCCGGCAGGCCGTCTGCGGGAGCGACGCCCTGTTCGTCAACGGGACCCAGCACCTGGGCTGCAAGACGCAGGTCGTCGACCTCGGTGACTCCGAGGGCGTTCCCGGCCAGATCCGCGTCGAGCCGCTCCCCCACCAGGAGGTCGTCAAGGACCTCGTCGTGGACATGGAGCACTTCTACGACCAGATGGACGCGGTCGAACCGTACTTCGACGCCGACGAACTGCCCTCGGGCGAGCTGGAGGAGCAGCGTCAGACCCGCGAGAACCGGGAGAAGATCAAGATGTCGGCGCGCTGCATCTGGTGTGGCGCCTGCATGTCCTCGTGCAACATCGCCGCCGGGGACAACGAGTACCTCGGCCCCGCGGCCATCAACAAGGCCTACAAGTTCGCGATGGACGACCGCGAGGGCGAGAACCGCAAGCAGGAGCGGCTGGAGATCATCGAGCAGGAGCACGGCGTCTGGCGGTGCCAGACCCAGTTCTCCTGCACGGAGGTCTGCCCGAAGGACATCCCGCTCACCGAGCACATCCAGGAACTCAAGCGCGAGGCCGTCAAGAACAACCTCAAGTTCTGGTGA
- a CDS encoding TlpA family protein disulfide reductase, whose amino-acid sequence MTTARPSRRRFLATTGALAAVAMAGCAGKATRPAESTPTPTPATSGRSATPVASGATSATPDGTEPPTPAASRLALPTLTAPGSPGGPLDVAPPGKVVLLDFFATWCPPCEAEMPNLAAVRRRFDGGSVLLVSITQEPDHRGVVAYWETHGGSWPVAIDPALTATQQFRVTRLPTIIVLAADGTETFRHVGYTGEQRLVGAVEAALAHDESSA is encoded by the coding sequence ATGACGACCGCTCGACCCAGCCGTCGCCGGTTCCTCGCGACGACCGGTGCGCTCGCAGCGGTCGCGATGGCGGGCTGTGCCGGGAAGGCGACGCGGCCGGCGGAGTCGACCCCGACCCCGACCCCGGCAACATCCGGGCGGTCCGCGACGCCGGTCGCCAGCGGAGCGACGTCCGCGACGCCGGACGGGACCGAGCCGCCGACACCGGCGGCGTCCCGGCTCGCGTTGCCGACGCTCACGGCCCCTGGCTCCCCCGGCGGCCCGCTCGACGTGGCCCCGCCCGGGAAGGTGGTGCTGCTCGACTTCTTCGCGACCTGGTGTCCACCCTGTGAGGCCGAGATGCCGAACCTCGCGGCGGTCAGGCGGCGGTTCGACGGCGGAAGCGTCCTCCTGGTCTCGATCACCCAGGAGCCGGACCACCGCGGGGTCGTGGCGTACTGGGAGACCCACGGCGGGAGCTGGCCGGTCGCCATCGACCCGGCACTGACCGCGACCCAGCAGTTCCGCGTGACGCGACTGCCGACCATCATCGTGCTCGCCGCCGACGGCACCGAGACGTTCCGCCACGTCGGCTACACCGGCGAGCAGCGCCTCGTCGGGGCCGTCGAGGCGGCACTGGCTCACGACGAATCGTCGGCGTAG
- a CDS encoding DUF5827 family protein: MPRPRDSFDDLRDLAFREPDEVLDANRLYTVYEIARLLQGVPLDEELDVETENVLLDWAIPWLVYNQQQFVFAEPEHDSQPGYYGLKVGE; this comes from the coding sequence ATGCCACGTCCCCGCGACTCGTTCGACGACCTGCGCGACCTGGCCTTCCGCGAGCCCGACGAGGTGCTCGACGCGAACCGGCTCTACACCGTCTACGAGATCGCCCGGCTCCTGCAGGGGGTGCCGCTCGACGAGGAACTCGACGTCGAGACGGAGAACGTCCTGCTGGACTGGGCCATCCCCTGGCTCGTCTACAACCAGCAGCAGTTCGTCTTCGCCGAGCCCGAGCACGACTCGCAGCCGGGCTACTACGGCCTGAAGGTCGGGGAGTGA
- a CDS encoding FAD-binding protein, translated as MYEHDVIVVGAGGAGLRAAIAAHEEGADVALVSKLHPVRSHTGAAEGGINAALRDGDDWTDHAYDTMKGSDYLGDAPAIETLCETSPEEVIQLEHWGMPFSREDDGRVSQRPFGGLSFPRTTYAGAETGHHLLHTMYEQVVKRGIKVYDEFYVMDLAVTDEADPEDRSCHGCVAYDIKNGEIVGFEASDGVILATGGDGQAFDHTTNAVANTGDGPAMAYRAGVPVEDMEFVQFHPTTLPSTGVLISEGVRGEGGILYNAEGERFMFEYGYANNAGELASRDVVSRAELTEVNEGRGVDDEYVYLDMRHLGDERILDRLENILHLAEDFEGVDGLVEPMPVKPGQHYHMGGIETNEHGETCVSGLYAAGECACVSVHGSNRLGGNALPELIVFGARAGYHAAGRDYGEALIETGPSAAIEQEDDLGAPVEPGALGPTDDDVAADGGEKAADGGQLTGTTETVHAAVERQRQRVERLKERDGRNHAEIRQKLQKAMTRWVNVFREEEGLKKALEVIKECREEYQDVAVSDPSGTYNTDLIHTIETRNLIDTAETIALGALARDEFRGAHWRAEHQERKDDEWLKHTMVQWNEGTPELYYTDVILEGAEKTYEPKVRSY; from the coding sequence ATGTACGAACACGACGTCATCGTGGTCGGCGCCGGCGGCGCCGGCCTCCGGGCGGCCATCGCCGCACACGAGGAGGGCGCCGACGTGGCGCTCGTCTCGAAGCTCCACCCCGTCCGCAGCCACACCGGCGCGGCCGAGGGCGGCATCAACGCCGCGCTCCGGGACGGCGACGACTGGACCGACCACGCCTACGACACGATGAAGGGCTCGGACTACCTGGGCGACGCCCCGGCCATCGAGACCCTCTGCGAGACCTCACCCGAGGAGGTCATCCAGCTCGAGCACTGGGGGATGCCCTTCAGCCGCGAGGACGACGGCCGCGTCTCCCAGCGCCCGTTCGGCGGCCTCAGCTTCCCCCGCACCACCTACGCCGGCGCCGAGACCGGCCACCACCTGCTCCACACCATGTACGAGCAGGTCGTCAAGCGGGGCATCAAGGTCTACGACGAGTTCTACGTCATGGACCTCGCCGTCACCGACGAGGCGGACCCCGAGGACCGCTCCTGCCACGGCTGCGTGGCCTACGACATCAAGAACGGCGAGATCGTCGGTTTCGAGGCCTCCGACGGCGTCATCCTCGCGACCGGTGGGGACGGCCAGGCCTTCGACCACACGACGAACGCCGTCGCCAACACCGGCGACGGCCCGGCGATGGCCTACCGCGCCGGCGTCCCGGTCGAGGACATGGAGTTCGTCCAGTTCCACCCGACCACGCTCCCCTCGACGGGTGTGCTCATCTCCGAGGGCGTCCGTGGCGAGGGAGGTATCCTCTACAACGCGGAGGGCGAGCGCTTCATGTTCGAGTACGGCTACGCGAACAACGCCGGCGAACTGGCCTCGCGTGACGTGGTCTCCCGCGCCGAACTCACGGAGGTCAACGAGGGTCGTGGCGTCGACGACGAGTACGTCTACCTCGACATGCGCCACCTCGGCGACGAGCGCATCCTCGACCGCCTGGAGAACATCCTCCACCTCGCGGAGGACTTCGAGGGCGTCGACGGGCTCGTCGAGCCGATGCCGGTCAAGCCCGGCCAGCACTACCACATGGGCGGCATCGAGACGAACGAGCACGGCGAGACCTGCGTCTCCGGGCTGTACGCCGCCGGCGAGTGCGCCTGCGTCTCCGTCCACGGCTCCAACCGCCTCGGTGGCAACGCGCTGCCCGAACTCATCGTCTTCGGCGCCCGCGCCGGCTACCACGCCGCCGGGCGCGACTACGGCGAGGCGCTCATCGAGACGGGCCCCTCGGCCGCCATCGAGCAGGAGGACGACCTCGGCGCGCCCGTCGAGCCGGGCGCGCTCGGCCCGACCGACGACGACGTGGCCGCCGACGGGGGCGAGAAAGCGGCCGACGGTGGGCAGCTGACGGGCACGACCGAGACGGTCCACGCCGCCGTCGAGCGCCAGCGCCAGCGCGTCGAGCGCCTCAAGGAGCGCGACGGCCGCAACCACGCCGAGATCCGACAGAAGCTCCAGAAGGCGATGACCCGCTGGGTCAACGTCTTCCGCGAGGAGGAGGGCCTGAAGAAGGCCCTCGAGGTCATCAAGGAGTGCCGCGAGGAGTACCAGGACGTGGCCGTCTCGGACCCCTCCGGGACGTACAACACGGACCTCATCCACACCATCGAGACGCGGAACCTCATCGACACGGCCGAGACCATCGCCCTCGGCGCGCTCGCCCGTGACGAGTTCCGCGGCGCCCACTGGCGCGCCGAGCACCAGGAGCGCAAGGACGACGAGTGGCTCAAGCACACGATGGTCCAGTGGAACGAGGGTACGCCGGAGCTCTACTACACGGACGTCATCCTCGAGGGCGCCGAGAAGACGTACGAGCCGAAGGTCCGGTCCTACTAA
- a CDS encoding MBL fold metallo-hydrolase: MTDPALGFELGQVQLGNNAFEGQNNCYVLGADTDAGPTTLVDTGIAMPDTEAELREGLADYGLAFEDIDQVLLTHWHMDHVGLAGAIQAESDCVVRAHEADADLIEGTPEAEAESRETLERLVDEWGMPDDKREELLAFMEMGEGGAGETPDVEPFVGGATFDAGAIEVEAVHLPGHAAGLTGYAFDGRDGRELFSGDALLPYYTPNVGGADTRVDTPLADYLETLADVVRTGYTRAWPGHRGVIVDPVGRAADIVVHHRERTGKIVDFLRDSGPADPWTVSAHLFGALSSIHILHGPGEAYAHLHHLAEAGIVERAPGDDGHEYALVDTEADLDGLFPDVADRALRPDAIPGPG; this comes from the coding sequence ATGACCGACCCCGCGCTCGGGTTCGAACTGGGCCAGGTACAGCTCGGCAACAACGCCTTCGAGGGGCAGAACAACTGCTACGTCCTCGGTGCGGACACGGATGCCGGGCCGACGACCCTGGTCGACACCGGCATCGCGATGCCGGATACGGAGGCCGAACTCCGGGAGGGGCTGGCCGACTACGGCCTGGCCTTCGAGGACATCGACCAGGTCCTCCTCACGCACTGGCATATGGACCACGTCGGGCTGGCGGGGGCCATCCAGGCCGAGAGCGACTGCGTCGTCCGGGCCCACGAGGCCGACGCCGACCTCATCGAGGGCACCCCGGAGGCCGAGGCCGAGTCCCGCGAGACGCTCGAACGGCTCGTCGACGAGTGGGGGATGCCCGACGACAAGCGCGAGGAACTGCTCGCGTTCATGGAGATGGGCGAGGGGGGGGCCGGCGAGACGCCCGACGTGGAGCCGTTCGTCGGCGGCGCGACGTTCGATGCGGGCGCCATCGAGGTCGAGGCTGTCCACCTACCGGGGCACGCGGCCGGCCTGACGGGGTACGCCTTCGACGGCCGTGACGGGCGCGAACTGTTCAGCGGGGACGCGCTCCTGCCGTACTACACGCCGAACGTCGGCGGTGCCGACACCCGGGTCGATACGCCGCTCGCGGACTACCTGGAGACGCTCGCCGACGTGGTCCGGACGGGCTACACGCGGGCCTGGCCGGGCCACCGGGGCGTCATCGTCGACCCCGTCGGTCGGGCGGCGGACATCGTCGTCCACCACCGCGAGCGCACCGGGAAGATCGTCGACTTCCTCCGGGACTCCGGGCCCGCCGACCCGTGGACGGTCTCGGCCCACCTGTTCGGCGCGCTCTCGTCCATCCACATCCTGCACGGGCCGGGCGAGGCCTACGCGCACCTGCACCACCTCGCCGAGGCCGGCATCGTCGAGCGTGCCCCCGGCGACGACGGCCACGAGTACGCGCTCGTCGATACGGAGGCGGACCTGGACGGCCTGTTCCCGGACGTGGCCGACCGCGCCCTCCGGCCGGACGCGATTCCCGGGCCTGGATAG
- the sod gene encoding superoxide dismutase, with amino-acid sequence MPERSNPELPDLPYDYDALEPFLDEQVLTWHHDTHHNGYVNGLDSAEETLAENRSSGDFGSSGSAMRSVTHNGSGHYLHHHFWENMSPNGGGEPSGDLADRIEEDFGSFEGWKGEFKAAAGAAGGWALTVYDPVANQLRNVVVDKHDQGALWGSHPIIALDVWEHSYYYDYGPDRGSFIEGFLDHVDWEYCEEQYQTVIDLFE; translated from the coding sequence ATGCCCGAACGTTCCAACCCCGAACTTCCCGACCTGCCGTACGATTACGACGCACTGGAGCCGTTCCTCGACGAACAGGTGCTGACGTGGCACCACGACACGCACCACAACGGCTACGTCAACGGGCTCGACTCCGCGGAGGAGACGCTGGCCGAGAACCGCTCCAGCGGTGACTTCGGCTCCTCGGGCAGCGCGATGCGGAGCGTGACCCACAACGGGAGTGGACACTACCTCCACCACCACTTCTGGGAGAACATGTCGCCGAACGGCGGCGGCGAGCCGTCCGGTGACCTCGCGGACCGCATCGAGGAGGACTTCGGCTCGTTCGAGGGCTGGAAGGGCGAGTTCAAGGCCGCCGCGGGCGCCGCGGGCGGCTGGGCCCTGACGGTGTACGACCCCGTCGCCAACCAGCTCCGGAACGTCGTGGTGGACAAGCACGACCAGGGCGCGCTGTGGGGCAGTCACCCCATCATCGCGCTTGACGTGTGGGAGCACTCCTACTACTACGACTACGGCCCGGACCGTGGCAGCTTCATCGAGGGCTTCCTCGACCACGTCGACTGGGAGTACTGCGAGGAGCAGTACCAGACGGTCATCGACCTGTTCGAGTAG
- a CDS encoding DUF6149 family protein encodes MKIRQNVRHWAAKKALTTPVIGPRVNDKLVDMHTEIFLGKTDEANHEVRRLHLDDFFDATMDTYVAALEAGYPEAEAREITHIQANFDFFNHGWTEMMEIPADELEDHYRRYEAFFSEHGITIDDPLGEFTPPTGVAEAPATPEKLEDPEYENAIEGFADDVYVETPDGLLKGRGTDEPEDVDPSEAPGVDDEGASAD; translated from the coding sequence ATGAAGATCCGTCAGAACGTGCGCCACTGGGCGGCGAAGAAGGCCCTGACGACTCCCGTCATCGGACCACGGGTCAACGACAAACTCGTGGATATGCACACGGAGATCTTCCTGGGCAAGACCGACGAGGCCAACCACGAGGTCCGACGGCTCCATCTGGATGACTTCTTCGACGCCACGATGGACACCTACGTAGCGGCCCTGGAGGCGGGCTACCCGGAGGCCGAGGCCCGGGAGATCACGCACATCCAGGCCAACTTCGACTTCTTCAACCACGGCTGGACGGAGATGATGGAGATCCCGGCCGACGAACTGGAGGACCACTACCGTCGCTACGAGGCGTTCTTCTCCGAGCACGGCATCACCATCGACGACCCGCTCGGCGAGTTCACGCCGCCGACGGGCGTGGCCGAGGCCCCGGCCACGCCGGAGAAGCTGGAGGACCCCGAGTACGAGAACGCCATCGAGGGGTTCGCCGACGACGTCTACGTCGAGACGCCCGACGGCCTGCTGAAGGGTCGCGGGACCGACGAACCCGAGGACGTCGACCCGTCGGAGGCGCCCGGCGTCGACGACGAGGGGGCCAGCGCGGACTGA
- a CDS encoding class I SAM-dependent methyltransferase — protein MKGREWYQSDDVADAYEDKRFSNGGRLIDDREKEAVLDALGPVEGKHVLEVACGTGRFTSLLADHGADIVGLDISPAMLKQGREKAQEIGVDDTLEYMRADAARLPFPDDHFDAVLAMRFFHLADRPASFLSEMARVSRNQVFFDTFKRFSFRSIYNFALPMGSRLYSTAEVERLLQGAGLQLERSDHDFVLPYGFYRQVPSEIAGAFREIDTALVRTPIGRQLASVSYWDARVS, from the coding sequence GTGAAGGGACGCGAGTGGTACCAGTCCGACGACGTGGCCGACGCGTACGAGGACAAGCGGTTCTCGAACGGTGGCCGCCTCATCGACGACCGCGAGAAGGAGGCGGTACTGGACGCGCTCGGCCCCGTGGAGGGAAAGCACGTACTGGAGGTCGCCTGTGGCACCGGGCGCTTCACCTCGTTGCTGGCCGACCACGGCGCCGACATCGTCGGGCTGGACATCTCCCCGGCGATGCTGAAGCAGGGGCGCGAGAAGGCCCAGGAGATCGGGGTCGACGACACGCTCGAGTACATGCGTGCCGACGCCGCCCGACTGCCGTTCCCGGACGACCATTTCGACGCGGTGCTGGCGATGCGCTTCTTCCATCTCGCGGACCGCCCCGCCTCCTTCCTCTCGGAGATGGCCCGCGTCTCCCGGAACCAGGTCTTCTTCGACACGTTCAAGCGGTTCTCCTTCCGCTCGATCTACAACTTCGCGCTCCCGATGGGGTCGCGCCTCTACTCGACCGCAGAGGTCGAGCGGCTGCTGCAGGGCGCCGGCCTCCAGCTCGAGCGCTCGGACCACGACTTCGTCCTCCCGTACGGCTTCTACCGGCAGGTCCCCAGCGAGATCGCCGGGGCCTTCCGGGAGATCGACACGGCGCTGGTGCGGACGCCCATCGGTCGACAGCTCGCGTCGGTCTCCTACTGGGACGCGCGGGTGTCGTGA